The following DNA comes from Oncorhynchus clarkii lewisi isolate Uvic-CL-2024 chromosome 22, UVic_Ocla_1.0, whole genome shotgun sequence.
GAAAGTGTTGAATTACCCACAATAAATATTATTAAAATGTAGTTAATTAAAACACACAATATTAAatccaatatatatattttcagtgTGGATCCGGCCCGAAGCTGTCACTAGTGTACTTGTAACATTGTATCTAGCCTATTCTGGGCCTTCAGAGTTTCCTGCATcagtgagctcgggacagacaGCTGTTTTTGCACAAAGGAAAAATGTTTAGTTGTTTTATGATGTTTCCACTGGATATATGGGATCATCAGATCATGATATTTTGCTCTTTCACACTAAGACTTGGTACTTAGAGGCAGAGatccaaatctctctctcccctaaagAAGACCCGTGGAGCAGTACCATCTAACGGGTGCGGCCTAAGGCAGAGACATCTGACATCTGGGTATCACTAGGGTTGGGCAATACTTGGGTCTCTTCTACGATATGCTACTCCAAATATCGCGATATCCCAAATAATCATTTTGCGCTGTTATTGACTAGATACATCCAGCCTGTGCAACTTTTGTGCTTATTTACGATATTATAGTCACATTCTCATTAAATAATCCTAGTATGGAGAAAAAAATATGGTTTAGTTAATACATTTTGACTTAATTTTCAACATATTGATACAGCCTAACTGATAAAACTGAGTCGTTTTGATTTGTAAAAGTTCAAATAGTCTTCACGATATATCATATTGAACGTCACGAAATTTCATCAATGTGAAATATCACAATATTCGATTTAATCATTTTAATTAATCAGCACAACCCTAGATATCACCATGTTATTCAGTCATCACCTACCACAGGCCTTAATGGGAGGAGAAGGGTTGTCAGTGTGTAGGTAATAACTATTACATTAGAGTAATAACTCAGACCCAATATttaacatccctctctccctttcactcttTCTTCTCAGTTCTCTCTGATGCTCAGTCTGTCGGTTTCTTTCTGTTTGTTCTTCAGTTGGTTTAACACGCTCTGTCCTTTTTTGCATGTTAACCGGCAATTTAAATTGAACATCATGTTCAATTTGTTCATTTTGTTCAGGTCTTCATTGAGACTGAAGGAAATAGAgtaagagagaatgagaaagagaaaaagaaagagctTTGAAATGCTAAACAAGCTGCTCATTTTTCTTGGCCagctgctgggggggggggggcaacgtTCACTCAACGACCATACACTCTGGCTACAGCTGCTTCAGAACATCGGCCAAGTTAgtcacacacactggcacacgtGCCTGTAGCGGGGGGGGGAAGCAAGAGAGGCCTGGTGTCTGGCTGTGTGTAATCCTGATGGTCTGGTGGGTGATTTTCTGTGATGAGACTTAAAAGGAGTCTCAGCCTGCAGCCTCGCCCCAATAACACGCATCACTATTTATAACACAGGTGTGGGTGCACAAAGAGGGAgcgtgagatggggagagagatggggggaggggagggaaaggcATTATTCTGCAACGCTGTAAGTGCTAAATAATGCTTTCTAATCCCAACTCCCatctgcatgcacacacacgctctcaACCATACACTCAACCATACACTAATAGGGCCAATCATCCAGTGAAAGGGAAACTTGCATCGTGAAACAGTATCTGAGATCCGTCACCACTGCAACAGCACGAACCCCCCACCTCTCTGAGTAgcccacacacagactgacagaagTGCAGAAGGTGACAGGCCTAATGGTACTTACTGTATGTAGAGCAAGGCTGGGGTTGAACTATGTATCGCAGCATCTTCAGTCTTATACATTGTGACACATAGGCCTACTCCAACTGAGCCCATTCATAGAGGCAAACTACCTTTAGTGTCTATTCATGAAGGTATCGTCTGGCCGTGGGAGTTTTGTTTAGTGCCCCAAGGCTCGTAACACACATTGTTTGCGATGGAAGACaactaattagcacaggtggtcgCCTCTATCTAGCATGCTCCAACACCTGTGTGTTAGTGTAACTGGGGAGGAAGTGTAGTGGAAGTGTAGCTCGTTGGCTGGAGGCTCAAGGCTGTACGCATCTGTGCAAACCTCCTACAGTTACATTGACTGACACTGAATTGATTATGACCGAGCTCTCTCCGGAGCCTGTGGAGGATGTGCTCTGACACTTTCCCCGGACTTGGAGAGAAAATGACTGCACAGCTAAATGTTCCTGGATGTAGCACAGAAGTTGTGTCACTGCTGGGGTTCTGGATACAACCCTAGTGTCCACTGCATTGTTCGGGGGAGAGAATGCTCCCTTACCTGCTTCAACAAAGAAAGGCCCACGCGGGGAAGTTTGTGCCCCTGCATCGCCAAAAGGTTAGTGGACAGTGTTTAGGGGCAAAGTGTTCATCTGCCTCGAGGCAACTGCTATGATGTTCCTTTATTTTCTCCGCCAATCTATATATTCACCAAAATGGACATACCATGTTGGTCAatacagtttacatacaccttagccaaatacatttaaactcagtttttcacaactcctgatTTAAtcgttaggtcagttaggatcaccacttcattttaagaatgtgaaatgccagaataatagtagagagaatcatttatttcagttttttatttctttcatcacattccaagtgggtcagaagtttacatacactcaattagtatttggtagcattgcctttaaattgtttaacttctgtcaaacgtttcgggtagccttccacaagcttcccacaataagttgggtgaattctggcccattcctcctgacagagctggtgtaactgagtcaggtttgtaggcctccttgcccgcacacgctttttcagttcactttttagttctgcccacaggACTTTGTGAtcgccaatccaataccttgactttgtgtccttaagacattttgccacaactttggaagtatgcttggggtcactgtccatttggaagacccatttgcgaccaagctttaacttcctgactgatgtcttgagatgttgcttcaaaatatccacatcattttccatcctcataatgccatctattttgtgaagtgcaccagtccctcctgcagcaaagcacccccacaacatgatgctgccaccccccgtgcttcacagttgggatggtgttcttcggcttgcaagcctccctctttttcctccaaacataacaatggttattatggccaaacagttctatttttgtttcatcagaccagaggacatttctccaaaaagtatgatctttgtccccatgtgcagttgcaaaccgtagtctggcttttttatggaggttttggagcagtggcttcttccttgctgagcggcctttcgggttatgtcgatataggactcgttttactgtggatatagatacttttgtacctgtttcctccagcatcttcacaaagtcctttgctgttgttctgggattgatttgcacttttcgcaccaaagtacattaatctctaggagacagaacgcgtcatgcacttgtgtcatgcacaaagtagatgtcctaaccgactagccaaaactatagtttgttaacaagaaatgtgtagagtggtagaaaaatgtgttttaatgacttcaacctaagtgtatgtaaacttccgacttcaactgtatgtatcatGACCCAGTGCTCGTCTGGAATGTGCCATTCTGCCTTGCTGTCACGTCCATTCATTTGGGTAGTGTGTGCGTGTAAGGGGGGTGGTTAGAAAACTGAGCATGGTAGAGCCCACCTGTGCTTTATTGGTTGAGACAGGTCTTGCTTGATGAGAGGCTTTTTCTTTTGAATGCTGACATTTTGAAatcagaactgtgtgtgtgtgtatatatagtaccagtcaaaagttgacacacctactcattcaaggggtttttctttatttttactattttctacattgtagaataatagaagatatcaaaactatgaaataacacatatggaaacatgtagtaaccaacaaaaaaagtgttaaatcaaaatatattttatatttgagattctttcaAGTAGCCAaccttggccttgatgacagctttgcacactcttattTTAGTCaacggcttcctattttgcaacaaagcctccttcactcacgctaccctcgtaaaacttactatcctaccgattctcgactgcggcaatgtcatttacaaaatagcctccaacactctactcagcaaactggatgcagtcgatcacagtgccatttgttttgtcactaaagccccatataccacccaccactgcgccctgtatgctctcgtcggctgacTCTCACTACATATtagttgccagacccactggctccaggtcatctataagtctttggtaggtgaagctctgccttatctcagctcactggtcaccataacaacacccacctgtcgcacacactccagcaggtatatctcactggtcatccccaaacccaacacctactttggccgcttttccttccagttctctgctgccaatgattgcaaaaaacaaactgcaaaaatcgctgaagccttatatctccctcactaactttaagcataaGCTATCTGACCAGCTTACCGATCGccgcagctgtacacagcccatctgtaaatagcctatccaatctacttacctcatccccatattgttttaaatgtacttttttgctcttttacacaccagtacttctacttgcacatcatcatctgcacatctatcactccagtgttaatttgctaaattgtaattacttcgctactatagcctatttattgccttacctcctcacggcatttgcacacactgtatatagactttttatattgtgttattaactgtacgtttgtttattccatgtgtaactatgtgttgttgtttgtgtcgcactgctttgctttatcttggccaggtcgcagttgtaaatgagaacttgttctcaactggcctacctggttaacttcttatggctggggggggggggggggtattgagtagcttggatgaatatgTTGTCCAAACTAaaacagcctgctcctcagtctcagttgctaataaatacatagtattattagtattggatagaaaacactctaaagtttccaaaactgtcaaaatattgtttgtgagtataacagaactgatattgcaggcaaaaccccgaggaaaatcaaacctagaagtggcttctattttgaaaactccatgttccatagcctgcctttactccatttaaagggatatcaaccagattccttttcctatcgcttcctcaaggtgtcagtctttagacatagtttcaggcttttatttagaaaaatgagcgagaaagataacattgcgtcaTTGTATGGGCGGGTGCCAGCAGCATTTTGTATGCGtaacagagtttgggcagccattgcctttccctctcctactgaaaaagacagttgcggttgatatattatcgattatatattttaaaaacaacctgaggattgattataaaaaacatttgacatgtttctgttgacattacggatactatttggaatgactgcgttgtcgtgaccgctctatcctgtggatttctgaacataacacgccaaacaaacagaggtattttggatataaaaataatctttatggaacaaaatgaatatttattgtgtaactgggagtctcatgagtgaaaacatccgaagagcaaaggtaaacgattaatttgattgcttttctgattttcgtgaccaagctacttgatgctaggtgtacataatgttttgtcaagcgatcgataaacttacaaacgcttggattgctttcgctgtaaagcatattttcaaaatctgacacgacaggtagattaacaaaaggctaagctgtgttttgctatattgcacttgtgatttcatgaatataaatatttgtagtaatattatttgaatgtggcgctatgccattcagcggttgttgatgacaattatcccgttaacgggatggcagccataagaagttaaagaaaggtgaaataaataaaaatcagccAGGGGCAACTGGTAGGGAAGAGGATGATTTAGGTGACCCAGACACAGGCCCAAAACAAGTTAAGCTACCCCAGTATCCCCTTGAACGTTTAGGATTGCAAAACTAAAGAGATacaagacacagacacagcaacagaagagtagatggagagacaccagacaagacagagACCACAACAGATGAATAGGATGATGGAGGAACTCCAGAAGAACAGAACAGGCCATAACAAACAAGAGGATAGACAAAGGAGACAGTAGCAAACAAGAACCTGAAACAgcaacagacaagacacagaaaAAGTGGGGGGTCAGATGAAGAGTGAACGGAACACAGACTATCACTTCAAGCTGCTCTATATATTCTAAATGAGTATTTATTTGTACAATTTATAACAGGTGAAATACAGACTgtgaaaatataaaacaattaaaacAATTATTTACTTTTACAAGGTCAAGAcgagagaggagggtagacaagagacagcaacagacaacacagagaaagtgatgagagagacagaggaggggtgaGCACACAGTAGACCATTACTTAAATCTGCTCTATGGATTCTAACTACtgcacagtgtgtgtgagagagggtgtttgggtatGGTGGGATTATTTAATCAGTTTGGCTCAGAGGGACAGGTCAGAGTCTGTTTGCAGTTGAGTGGTTTTTGGCAATacactgtatatgtatgtgttcCAGAGAAGAGAGATCCACAGTAGCTATTATAAATGAGTACTGGCAGTGTCTGCTGTGGCAGGTGGGAAGGTGCAAGTTACCTGAAAAATATCTTCTCTCGTTGTTGTAATTTCTCTTCCCAATGTTAATCTCAAAGTGCACCACATTCACACATTTTACTGATGAAATTCCCTTTTATTTTTTGATGGGGGAGATTGCCCCCGGACCCCCCTACTGGCTTTGGGCTAAGCCCCAAATATCTTCAAATCCTAGAAACGCCCTTGCAATTTCAACTGCCCCCTCAGTCACTTTATCCTGGCGCTGGGTCGATCTGGAGAGATCAGTAATCGGTTAGCATAAATCTGGTGATCTGATGGACTAGACACTTTGAAAAATCTGCAAATGAGGCAAATCAGATTGACCCACTTGCCACAATGCTGGTTTGGGTGACTGCCAGCCCTGCCCCTCTCCCCCACATCACAGTGATCCCTCCCCACAGAAACCAGGGTGTCACGCTATGCCTGAGAATCTCAGCAAGGACACACAGAAGGAAAAGCCTGCCTGTCCTTTCAGACCTAGAATCGAGTCAATGTGCTTAACAATGAGACTGCTAGGTTAGTTTAAAATTGGTCTTATTCAAAAGGCTGGGAAGTTAGTTGGATGATTAAAAATGGTAGACTTACTGCTGACTTTCATAGAGCCAAAAGCCGAGGGCTGCGGCACTGGTTTGCAGCTCTCTGCGAAGGAGGTGGTTCTGGGCCGACCAGACATGATCCAATCCCCGAATCAAATACTGTAGACTACGTGAGTGTAGATGTCTTGGTAGGTTTATCTTTCTAAACCTTTGCATCCAAAGAATAACAGTTCGTTAATATGAATGTTTGATTATTCACAATATGATTTTTTAAATCAACTCCTCTGTCCACGAGCCTTGACAGCCGTTATTTAGTCTATCAGTCACCCTTTTTCGTCCACTAACAGTAATTCAAAGCATCCTATTTCCCTTTGAGCACTCGTTTTCCTTCAGTTGCTAGGCCTTGGAGACACGTCTTCCAAATAAAATAATCATGAAGCTGGCCTCCGAATAAACCCACTGCACTGCTGGTTTGATTTCTCTAACGTGGTCACAGTTGAACACAAAATGACAAAAGTGAGACGGTCAGACATGGGGAATGGTTGCTGTATATTCCTATAGATGCAGGGCCATGCAGTTCCTCTTTATATTCCGATGTGAAGACTCAATGACCCGACCGCCATGGCTGCTCGCTCTCCTACCCTACGGACGATTCAAACGGAAAAATCTGCCAGTTGCCCAATCAATACGTGAACGATTTCTACGGCCCTTCAAATGTGTCCCAACTCCATACACCGCGACGTCCAAATACGGGTCTTCTAGTATCGGGTCTTGAGGAAACTCTGTGCGTTTCGTTCTTCGGGAAGTGGCAGTCCAAGCCTGAAATTCTTCTTTATTCCTTCCTCCTCAGCTCGCTGTCTTTGTCACTACGGACCTTTGTAACGCTATTTGCGTAAATTGTAAGCCTTGGTTTTATGTGTAGATGCGCGTGGCGACAGGGTTACGCAAATAAACCACTGTAGAGAATCTGAGAATTGTGCACGCGCAAGGGTGAATCTGGGGTAGCCGATTCAGCCAATCCGAAGCGTATCCCTTGACGATGGGCAGATAGCCCGTACTGTAGACCAATAAGGACGCTGTTCTTGTAAAACACATGGCATAATGTCCCTGACACCGCCCCTGGTGTTCAGAGGCTCGTGTCCGTGCGTTATGGGCACTGGGGAAATGGGCAGGGTAATCAGAGGGATTGAAAGCAGTCTTAGCCAATCCAACTCAGGGACACACTACTTGCACCAATGGCTGAACAGCTGCTACCGACAGTGCACCGGTAGCGAAATTGCAATGCGGGGATTCGATTAATCTCACCCAGACGCCCGAGAAGATGTGCACCGTTAAAAGTTGATTGCATTTTATTTGTAACCGGGCTGCCTCCCGGGCGTGAGCGAACAGCGAATTCGGGTCAAAACAAAAGTGCTGAAGCACAAGCAAAGTAATGAGTAGGATTTTGTGTTTTCCCATGCTTTTCCCATGCTTTTGATAAAAGCGCTTTATCttccttcccaatgaaaactagaTAGAAAATGCTAACATTATTTGATGGAAAACACATGTTTTATGTTTCTGGAGGATGCACCATGCTGCATTGTTGACAAAATGACGGAGCAGGTGCAGATTACTGTTGGATTTGAGAAGGGCGCTCCTTCCTCCCCGTTTTTGCACGATGACGTGACGGGTTGGGCCAACGTAAAATATCTCCCTCACTGTTGCTATGTCAACTCTTGTAATCTACCCAATAGCATGAGGTAGGCGAAAATTGCAatctaatatgtgtgtgtgtgtgtgtgtgtgtgtgtgtgcgtgagcgcgTGTGCATGCCAGCCAGAGTAAAGATTAAACAGCAGTAATTATGCCAATTAAAGacaacactcacacacagcaATTAGACCTGCCAcctgcagaaacacacacacacacacacacacacacacacacacacacacactgtatctccctccctctctgcatctctctctgacTGGGTGTGCAGATTTTCCAGCTGTGGGTATTGATTTCCACACATAATGTTtgtcattgtttgtgtgtgtgtgtgtgtgtgtgtgtgtgtgtagtcggaGGGTAAGGGATCATTGGCTATTATTATGTCATTACAATGTCATTACattagtaggcctacagtatgtgaagccacacacacacattatgcttATCCTCATTAAGGCTGTAGAGCCCAGGTCACCGTGATTGGTACACTGTTATACACAGTATGTGATCTTGAACATAAAACCGTCTTGAAGGATAGAAATGAGTCATCCTTGATGGTTGCTCCACAGGAGAACCCTACCCAAGTCATCTACTGTCTAAGAAGTTAAAGGGGCTTATGTGCTGTTTATTTGTACTCTTTTATGTATTTTATGTTCATCTGAGGATGCTGTATCAAAGGGAGATTTTTTCCCGGGGTGATCTTTCAGCAGTGATGACGCAGGATAAAGAAGACCAGCATCAGAAACAGAGGCAGTGGTGCAGAAATAATGGGAGATGCTGCTTTCTCTTTAAGCAAACACTTCCCGGGGCgcgggagcacacacacacacacacacacacacacacacacacacacacacacacacacacacacacacatacacatacacatacacatacacatacacacacacacacacacacacacacacacacacacacaaaatcagtgTATTAAAGACAAACTGGGATGAAAGAGCCTTAAGGAAAGAACGGAGAGAGATGATTGAATGGGAGAGAAAAAGCACTACTTCTCAAAATGTTTTGCTCTTTTGTCTATCTCAGGTTGGTGTTATAAGGGAATTATGCAACATAAAGAATGTTATTTATTAATTCTTAATGGTCTAATGAGCTAGTTCAGTGCCAAATAATCCAACAGGGAACAGTCTTATGGTGGCATTTTCACTGTTTAGCATTGGATTTATGAGTTTAGAGCGCTTACAAAAGTCTATAAGGTACAGCACACAGTAGCAAATCAGCTTTTATACTATGCAGTTActgtgtcacgtctactcccgctcccccGTTGTATCACCCATCAGGCAGTATTGTTTGTTTTCATGTTTAGACGCTactcttgtttttgtatttactCTATGTTCGTTCCTATTAAACTCACCGATTGCACCTGCTTCCCGACTCCCGGCGTCTTCGGtacatactgtatcattaacaccagagaaaaaaatctaattaTGTAAACTCATTCATTCTGAAAATGAATAGAGTTGCATCCTCTTATGAGAAGCATTGAGAGCcagaagagggagacagaagtAATCTACAGGCAGACTGGGTGAATTGGGACCAGAGGAGACTGGAAGGCAAAGGTCAATAGGTAATTTAATAATCAATCAGCTCACAGAGAATTACAATTGATAGAATTGGAGGCAGAGCCTCCAAATAAAATGCAATGAATACAGTAcattgtgcacacacacatgcacgccacacacacataacactcAAATCAATAACATGACCAATGTTATTGAGGGGTTTTGATGTATAACAAGGTAAACCAAAGCATAAAGATCATAAAAACTCAGACAAAATGGTTATAATGGTATTCTTTACAATGGTGACTGCATACATCCCTGGTGGGCTCTATTCAAGGTAAGGGGGTTAAAAGAGGTGGTAACAGATCAATAAAATCCAGTGGTTTTTTTTTGTAACATGCAACAATCTATATGATCTAAATATTGTATCTTGTTTAgctacaaatatacattttctttaACATGACCTAGAGACAATGGCAGTCAGTGCAATAAGTTAAAGACAAAGTCGATAAATTAAAATCAGATCCCAATCATCATACAGCAAACTCAACCCATTGATTGACTTTCTCCATATTGGTCCCATTTCTAAAGCACTTGCAACCAATTAAAAAGCCTTTAATGTGATTGCTGTGAGGTAATGTGTTGCTAGGGTACTCGTACTCCACACATACATAAGGAAGATAAATTGTTGAATTCAAAATCAGGCAAGCTTTTCTAGCATTAGTTCTTGCTCAATTTACCACTTCTAAATAGTGTTACAACAGTGTGTAAACTCAATTGTTCTGCCGTGAACTGGCCATTGAAAGTAAATTACAACACAGTTTGACTTGAATGATTCTTCCGCAGCACCGGTTCAGTCTAGGTACCAGGCAGGCTCATACGAAGGTCGGTTTGAGGTCCTCCTTGAAGTTGACCACCGGATGTGTGGAGCGGCAGAGGCTGGTGAAGCCGCCATACTCACTGTCCGAGGAGTCTGAGGAAGAGCTGTCGCTGGAGGGGTATGAGCCGTGTTGCAGGCAGGCGTCGCAGTAGGGACGATGGTAGTAGGAGTAGTCAGCCAAGCTGCTGGAGTCTGAGTCCCAGTAACCATACGAGTCCCTGCCATGGTCTCTGTCTGgccctccctcacctcccccGTCACCATCTGGAGGGCATTTTCGAAGGGGTGGTGGCCGGTGCTCCCGCCTTGAGCCGCGCCTCCCGCAGCTGTTTCTTATCCTATGCCACGCCTCTACGCCTTCTTCTCCATCACTGTCGTCGGGGCGGAGAAGATTAGTCTCTGTGGCGACAGGATTGAGCAGAGGTTGTGTTTTTGAGGGGTGCTTGTCTGGTTGTGAGAGCCCCgtgtccctcctccttccccaaccAGGAGGCTTGGAGCCTGGGTAGTAACAGGGCGGAGGCCCTCCTCTGGGGGAATGGAACGGAGGTCTGCGTTTCCTCATTACGTAGGGGGAGATACTGGGGTAgtggaagaggagagggtgaTTGGGGGAATGAGGAgtgcagaaggagagaggagagaggacagagggattgGTCGAGGAGGGCTGAGAGGGTCTCCTGAACCCCCTGCTGTGATTTGGTGAGCGGAGGGCCGTTTCCATAACAGTGTCCACGCTCAGTTCCTGGAGTATCTCCTGCAGCTGCTCACTGCTCACAAACCCTGCCTGCCTGACACCTGCCATCCACGGAGATGTGGTATCGCCATGGCAACCTGACGGTTCCGACTGAGCTGGGGCCAAACCCACCAGGGGGAGAGTAGATGAGGAAGTGACATAGTTTGACTGACAGGAGGGTGTGGTTTGTGTCCCTCCCATCTCCCCTGGTGTTCTGACTCCTGTCTTGGAAGAAAcagagggctgaggggagactgGGAGGTGAGACCTTTCCACTCCACACTGCTGCTGGGACACAGTCCCCTCAATCTTACAACCCCctgcctctgtctccatctctgaacCCTGGATGTATGGGCCAAACTCTACACTGCACGGTTTAACACTCACACAATCCCCTGGGGGAAAAGAGAGggcaggagggggaggagaagatagaggaggtagagagaaaggaggagaagagagggtaggTTCTGCTACGTCTCTCTGTGGCAGGGGAGTTGGAAAGCAGTCGGACGGCACCACTGTGGTCtgggtggaggaggagtggaggttgGTGGTAGAAGAGTCCATTTCCTGATCCTCGTGAGAGTGGGTATTGGACATGAGGCGCAATAGCTTGTCTTTGGCATTGTTCACCTGCTCCTGCAGACTGTCAATTACAGCATTCTTCTGCCAAATGACAACAACAAACTTTTAAATCCCCTTCAAAAcaaaaaacatcaacaacaagagTCAGGTTAAAGGCTAACCTAAAGATTGGTGTCGGGTTAAAGGTAATAGGTGAAGTTGGTGATGAGTAGAAGGGTATTCAGAATACAAAGTAAACACGTTTAGGTATATACTATAGTGTTGAGGGGTCACAGAGATTATTCTGAGTACAGGACCATGTAGGGACCATTTTAGTCAGTAAGGAGAGTATTTCACTACCTTTTATAACCGTTAGGGGGTGAGTGAGGGTTAAAGTAATACATAGCCTACACACTGACTACCTCATTGAGGAGCCTCTTCATAGAGTTGTTCTCTCCCAGGAGATAGTAGACTTCATCCTGGCTGTAGACAGAGTGGACACTCTTACTGGGGCTGCTGAAGTACTTCGCCATCTGGCTAAGGCTGTTTTGCTCCTCCTCAAACCGACGCCACTGGGTTAACTGGGAAGAGGGGACCAAGAGGGGTGGaaaggggaaagaggggagaggggagaggaagaaggggattgTGATGGATAGTCAGATAACTGTCAGACAAATGTGCCAGTCTTTGAGCATACCCTTGAATCTCCAGGTGCGTGTGTTGCTCATTGTTCAAGTACTTCCTTTATTTCCGTCCAGGATGCATTCCTGTATCAAAGCATCAGCTCACCACCAGTTACTTACGgggagtcattaacttgttggCGGAGGCTGTAGCGTGTTGACTCATGGatcaatgtgtgtgtttgtatgagtcACACAGCCTTGTTAACACGCACACACTACGGTGAGGTATGGGAAACACTCATGTA
Coding sequences within:
- the LOC139380632 gene encoding probable G-protein coupled receptor 156 isoform X1, giving the protein MEDKDPRILTQGQQNCLLLDVCVRADGVGPAMEPELNCSSHCDYGLCLIHPGVNTQEDLEILQRLCTLSTMGVELQRQSLSPVLCAVVWTILSCGILLAFCFLLFTLRFKNNRIVKMSSPNLNVLTLCGSVLTYSSGFLFAFEERTHLQGGGVRAILQARIWMFCIGSTLVFGPILGKTWRLYRVFTQRVPDKRVIIRDIQLMGLVALLILLDLLVLTAWSLTDPVKCARSIGAMVKVVERELSYSLSQLDSCSSLYSDLWVILLAMMKGGLLLYGTYLAGLTSNVSLPPVNQSPTIMTAVSLVTLSTVVAVPVSQFLQAWPNVVYSVVAGAIFICTLATNCMLFVPQLTQWRRFEEEQNSLSQMAKYFSSPSKSVHSVYSQDEVYYLLGENNSMKRLLNEKNAVIDSLQEQVNNAKDKLLRLMSNTHSHEDQEMDSSTTNLHSSSTQTTVVPSDCFPTPLPQRDVAEPTLSSPPFSLPPLSSPPPPALSFPPGDCVSVKPCSVEFGPYIQGSEMETEAGGCKIEGTVSQQQCGVERSHLPVSPQPSVSSKTGVRTPGEMGGTQTTPSCQSNYVTSSSTLPLVGLAPAQSEPSGCHGDTTSPWMAGVRQAGFVSSEQLQEILQELSVDTVMETALRSPNHSRGFRRPSQPSSTNPSVLSPLSFCTPHSPNHPLLFHYPSISPYVMRKRRPPFHSPRGGPPPCYYPGSKPPGWGRRRDTGLSQPDKHPSKTQPLLNPVATETNLLRPDDSDGEEGVEAWHRIRNSCGRRGSRREHRPPPLRKCPPDGDGGGEGGPDRDHGRDSYGYWDSDSSSLADYSYYHRPYCDACLQHGSYPSSDSSSSDSSDSEYGGFTSLCRSTHPVVNFKEDLKPTFV
- the LOC139380632 gene encoding probable G-protein coupled receptor 156 isoform X2; amino-acid sequence: MEPELNCSSHCDYGLCLIHPGVNTQEDLEILQRLCTLSTMGVELQRQSLSPVLCAVVWTILSCGILLAFCFLLFTLRFKNNRIVKMSSPNLNVLTLCGSVLTYSSGFLFAFEERTHLQGGGVRAILQARIWMFCIGSTLVFGPILGKTWRLYRVFTQRVPDKRVIIRDIQLMGLVALLILLDLLVLTAWSLTDPVKCARSIGAMVKVVERELSYSLSQLDSCSSLYSDLWVILLAMMKGGLLLYGTYLAGLTSNVSLPPVNQSPTIMTAVSLVTLSTVVAVPVSQFLQAWPNVVYSVVAGAIFICTLATNCMLFVPQLTQWRRFEEEQNSLSQMAKYFSSPSKSVHSVYSQDEVYYLLGENNSMKRLLNEKNAVIDSLQEQVNNAKDKLLRLMSNTHSHEDQEMDSSTTNLHSSSTQTTVVPSDCFPTPLPQRDVAEPTLSSPPFSLPPLSSPPPPALSFPPGDCVSVKPCSVEFGPYIQGSEMETEAGGCKIEGTVSQQQCGVERSHLPVSPQPSVSSKTGVRTPGEMGGTQTTPSCQSNYVTSSSTLPLVGLAPAQSEPSGCHGDTTSPWMAGVRQAGFVSSEQLQEILQELSVDTVMETALRSPNHSRGFRRPSQPSSTNPSVLSPLSFCTPHSPNHPLLFHYPSISPYVMRKRRPPFHSPRGGPPPCYYPGSKPPGWGRRRDTGLSQPDKHPSKTQPLLNPVATETNLLRPDDSDGEEGVEAWHRIRNSCGRRGSRREHRPPPLRKCPPDGDGGGEGGPDRDHGRDSYGYWDSDSSSLADYSYYHRPYCDACLQHGSYPSSDSSSSDSSDSEYGGFTSLCRSTHPVVNFKEDLKPTFV